Proteins from a single region of Corynebacterium pseudogenitalium:
- a CDS encoding ABC transporter ATP-binding protein: MASVTYDNATRIYPGATTPSVDKLNLEIADGEFLVLVGPSGSGKSTALRMLAGLEDTNEGHIRIGDRDVTHVSPKDRDIAMVFQNYALYPHMTVRENMGFALKIAGMDKAEIDKRVEEAAKTLDLTQYLDRKPKALSGGQRQRVAMGRAIVRKPQVFLMDEPLSNLDAKLRVQTRTQIANLQRRMGVTTLYVTHDQTEALTMGDRIAVLNFGVLQQVGTPRELYDHPNNVFVAGFIGSPAMNLSTFDVDLTEKVAKLGRASIPLSDEHISHLTVEDDGQVILGFRPESLQVVDETAKHSIPVEIDFVEELGSDSYLYGHLAGGGWKEEGLEEETSGQIVVRTAPLSGVMKGDVVHVQIVDGGLHVFSKATGQRI; encoded by the coding sequence ATGGCATCAGTAACTTACGACAACGCAACGCGCATCTACCCGGGTGCGACCACGCCGAGTGTCGACAAGCTCAACCTTGAAATCGCGGACGGGGAGTTCCTCGTCCTCGTTGGCCCGTCCGGCTCCGGTAAGTCGACCGCGCTGCGCATGCTCGCCGGTCTCGAGGACACCAACGAAGGCCACATCCGCATCGGCGACCGCGACGTCACCCACGTCAGCCCGAAGGACCGCGACATCGCGATGGTCTTCCAGAACTACGCCCTGTACCCGCACATGACCGTGCGCGAGAACATGGGCTTCGCGCTGAAGATCGCCGGCATGGACAAGGCCGAGATCGACAAGCGAGTGGAAGAGGCCGCGAAGACCCTCGACCTGACCCAGTACCTCGACCGCAAGCCGAAGGCACTGTCCGGTGGTCAGCGCCAGCGCGTGGCCATGGGCCGCGCCATCGTGCGCAAGCCACAGGTCTTCCTTATGGACGAGCCACTGTCCAACCTGGACGCGAAACTGCGTGTGCAGACCCGTACCCAGATCGCGAACCTGCAGCGCCGCATGGGCGTAACCACGCTGTACGTCACCCACGACCAGACGGAAGCCCTCACCATGGGCGACCGCATCGCCGTCCTGAACTTCGGCGTCCTGCAGCAGGTAGGCACCCCGCGTGAGCTCTACGATCACCCGAACAACGTCTTCGTCGCAGGCTTCATCGGCTCCCCAGCCATGAACCTGTCTACCTTCGACGTCGACCTGACCGAAAAGGTGGCCAAGCTCGGCCGCGCCTCCATCCCACTTTCCGACGAGCACATCTCCCACCTCACCGTGGAAGACGACGGCCAGGTCATCCTCGGCTTCCGCCCAGAGTCCCTGCAGGTCGTCGACGAGACCGCGAAGCACTCCATCCCGGTCGAGATCGACTTCGTGGAGGAGCTCGGCTCCGACTCCTACCTGTACGGCCACCTCGCAGGCGGTGGCTGGAAGGAAGAGGGCCTCGAGGAGGAGACCTCCGGCCAGATCGTGGTGCGCACCGCGCCACTGTCCGGCGTGATGAAGGGCGACGTCGTCCACGTCCAGATCGTTGACGGTGGACTCCACGTATTTAGCAAGGCAACTGGCCAGCGGATCTAA
- a CDS encoding NAD(P)-dependent malic enzyme translates to MQGQPTTEEIFAAHEGGKLSIQSRMEVNTMRDLAICYTPGVAEVCEAIAQDPAQARRYTGAGNTVAVITDGTAVLGLGDIGPQASLPVMEGKAQLFQQFAGLNSFPIVLDTQDVDEIVDTVVRIAPSFAAINLEDIAAPRCFDIERRLDERLNIPVMHDDQHGTAVVIYAALRNAARVLGRTLADLRVVISGAGAAGIACVDMLLHAGIRDIIVLDSQGPIHADRVGLTPIKQSLAARTNPRNIHTTVDDALSDADTFIGLSRGHITEEQVLLMSEAPILFSLANPTPEIDPEVARRHGGVVATGRSDMPNQINNVLAFPGIFRGAIDAGATHITRPMLLAASEAIASLIDAPTAHNIVPQALDPRVAPAVAKAVADAV, encoded by the coding sequence ATGCAGGGACAGCCAACAACCGAGGAAATCTTCGCAGCTCACGAGGGCGGCAAGCTCTCCATCCAATCGCGGATGGAGGTGAACACCATGCGGGATCTCGCCATCTGCTACACGCCGGGGGTAGCGGAAGTGTGCGAGGCGATCGCGCAGGACCCCGCCCAGGCACGCCGCTACACGGGGGCAGGGAACACCGTCGCCGTCATCACCGACGGCACCGCGGTCCTCGGGCTCGGGGACATCGGCCCCCAAGCATCGCTGCCCGTCATGGAAGGCAAAGCCCAACTCTTCCAGCAGTTCGCTGGACTGAACTCCTTTCCGATCGTCCTCGACACCCAGGACGTCGACGAAATCGTCGACACCGTCGTGCGAATCGCGCCCTCCTTCGCGGCCATCAACCTCGAAGACATCGCCGCGCCACGCTGCTTCGACATCGAACGCCGCCTCGACGAACGCCTCAACATCCCCGTCATGCACGACGACCAGCACGGCACCGCCGTCGTTATCTATGCGGCACTACGCAACGCCGCGCGCGTCCTCGGCCGCACCCTCGCCGACCTGCGCGTTGTCATCTCCGGCGCCGGCGCCGCGGGCATCGCATGCGTCGACATGCTGCTCCACGCCGGCATCCGCGACATCATCGTCCTCGACTCCCAAGGCCCTATCCACGCTGACCGCGTCGGCCTCACCCCCATCAAACAGTCCCTCGCCGCGCGCACCAACCCCCGCAATATCCACACCACCGTCGACGACGCCCTCAGCGACGCCGACACCTTCATCGGCCTCTCGCGCGGCCACATCACCGAGGAGCAAGTCCTCCTCATGTCTGAGGCACCGATCTTGTTCTCGCTGGCCAACCCCACTCCGGAAATCGATCCGGAAGTCGCGCGGCGGCACGGAGGGGTCGTCGCAACGGGGCGCTCGGACATGCCCAACCAGATCAACAACGTCCTCGCGTTCCCCGGCATCTTCCGCGGCGCCATCGACGCCGGCGCCACCCACATCACCCGCCCCATGCTGCTCGCCGCCTCCGAAGCCATCGCCTCACTTATCGACGCCCCCACCGCCCACAACATCGTCCCCCAAGCACTCGACCCCCGCGTGGCACCGGCCGTCGCCAAGGCGGTGGCGGACGCCGTGTAA
- a CDS encoding HtaA domain-containing protein encodes MKNTALASGAAIAIAASTLIAPQATAATAATQVASGTFTWPIKQSLLQELNKNANLVTDAGVYAKDQAVFDPNANLVTFPLDVADTRLDANGNGVLHFDGELKLHGTVAPKVDIDDIKITITGTNATITGDIESGTVIEREHNDVVLGTFQLDNAIDPSQPNFAAKARPVTYGIGITPLGLKAGETPSDAKADLNLTFGKADLSSRLDIDTEDKLKAAGIALGVLAALGAIVAVVAGPLKDLLPFDLPAKLPF; translated from the coding sequence ATGAAGAACACTGCACTTGCTAGCGGCGCCGCAATTGCCATCGCCGCATCCACGCTCATCGCCCCACAAGCCACCGCTGCCACCGCTGCCACCCAAGTCGCCAGCGGCACCTTCACCTGGCCAATCAAGCAGTCCCTCCTGCAGGAACTGAACAAGAACGCCAACCTGGTGACCGATGCCGGCGTCTACGCCAAGGACCAAGCCGTCTTCGACCCGAACGCCAACCTGGTCACCTTCCCCCTCGACGTCGCCGACACCCGCCTCGACGCCAACGGCAACGGCGTCCTCCACTTCGACGGCGAACTGAAACTGCACGGCACCGTCGCCCCCAAGGTCGACATCGACGACATCAAAATCACTATCACCGGCACCAACGCCACCATCACCGGCGACATCGAATCCGGAACGGTCATCGAACGCGAACACAACGACGTGGTCCTGGGCACCTTCCAACTCGACAACGCCATCGACCCATCGCAGCCCAACTTTGCCGCCAAGGCCCGCCCTGTCACCTACGGCATCGGCATCACGCCACTCGGCCTCAAAGCCGGCGAGACTCCATCCGACGCCAAGGCCGACCTCAACCTGACCTTCGGCAAGGCCGACCTGAGCTCCCGCCTCGACATCGACACCGAGGACAAGCTCAAAGCCGCAGGCATCGCCCTCGGCGTCCTGGCGGCTCTCGGTGCCATCGTGGCCGTCGTAGCAGGGCCACTGAAGGACCTACTGCCGTTCGACCTACCCGCGAAGCTGCCGTTCTAA
- a CDS encoding ABC transporter substrate-binding protein, whose product MRHHAVAATLLTATLLVTGCTAENSAENTAENTAEQTTQTTQEDTTRLLTDIDGTDVRVPKQVTRLADTWDVNNQFVLMLGGGDTLVATTEEAKQLPWLTKIYPHVTELPTPASGTRLNVEELKEINPEMLLTSSKEQVEAARAQGIPAARVDFDDFEQLMKSVRITANALGTEEADQKATEYVTYMERNLKMVADRLGGMPGEKKPKVLHIVGGEDVTQADGPDSLVGEWIAATGARNVIEEVVDVTTVTPQDIVDAAPDFIIVGGTEAQLGVDKLVNDPALANVPAVKQGNVVKNPVGTSNWGRYSAEEALQLLWAAKLFHTEKFEDVDLVAETQQFYKTFYDYELSTEDAQRILDGEGPAA is encoded by the coding sequence ATGCGTCACCACGCCGTAGCCGCAACGTTGTTGACCGCAACACTGCTGGTCACCGGGTGCACCGCCGAAAACTCAGCAGAAAACACAGCCGAAAACACAGCCGAGCAGACGACCCAAACAACCCAGGAGGACACGACCCGCCTGCTCACGGACATCGACGGCACAGACGTGCGGGTGCCGAAGCAGGTGACCCGGTTGGCGGACACGTGGGACGTGAATAACCAGTTCGTGCTGATGCTTGGTGGCGGGGACACCCTGGTGGCCACCACTGAGGAAGCGAAGCAGCTGCCGTGGCTGACGAAGATCTACCCGCACGTGACTGAGTTGCCGACGCCGGCCTCCGGGACGCGCCTCAACGTCGAAGAGCTGAAGGAAATCAACCCAGAAATGCTCCTGACCTCCTCGAAGGAACAGGTCGAGGCGGCACGTGCGCAGGGGATCCCGGCGGCGAGGGTCGACTTTGATGACTTTGAGCAGCTGATGAAGTCCGTGCGCATTACGGCGAACGCGCTGGGCACCGAGGAGGCCGACCAGAAGGCGACCGAGTACGTGACCTACATGGAGCGCAACCTGAAGATGGTCGCGGACCGCCTGGGCGGCATGCCGGGGGAGAAGAAGCCGAAGGTGCTGCACATCGTTGGCGGGGAGGACGTCACGCAGGCGGACGGGCCGGACTCGCTGGTAGGGGAGTGGATTGCAGCGACGGGGGCTCGCAATGTGATCGAGGAGGTTGTGGACGTCACGACCGTCACCCCGCAAGACATTGTCGACGCCGCTCCGGACTTCATCATCGTGGGCGGTACGGAGGCGCAGCTGGGCGTCGATAAGCTGGTGAATGATCCTGCACTGGCGAACGTGCCTGCGGTGAAGCAGGGCAACGTGGTGAAGAACCCGGTGGGGACGTCGAACTGGGGCCGCTACTCGGCGGAGGAGGCGCTGCAGCTGCTGTGGGCCGCGAAGCTGTTCCACACTGAGAAGTTTGAGGACGTCGACCTGGTTGCTGAGACGCAGCAGTTCTACAAGACGTTCTACGACTACGAGCTGAGCACCGAGGACGCGCAGCGGATCCTGGACGGCGAGGGACCGGCGGCTTAA
- a CDS encoding DUF981 family protein, with translation MLMQGITYNTTMGLVVGVIMLMVPLFMRALQKAGDRSVSGFGWAFVFLGAFLGMTGVHMMLTWPLEQIEGVFCCAVDNVTFGEPAAFYGVMTLIVGVAVLRAEDRADRGIRDLDWVATLRPILYVAAVGGFGLIMFGIAGMHFGQWRPPEVEPIARLLAGSMLEPFMVFTLYVGTGLSALLSPFVLTSPVARKVFVPVTFIIGMMWVFLGLTLFYGHVGFFPWPLQGGGEMHPVGEPLF, from the coding sequence ATGTTGATGCAAGGTATCACGTACAACACGACGATGGGACTGGTCGTCGGTGTAATTATGCTGATGGTGCCGCTGTTCATGCGTGCGTTGCAGAAAGCCGGAGACCGCTCAGTGTCTGGGTTTGGCTGGGCGTTCGTGTTCCTCGGTGCGTTTCTCGGGATGACGGGTGTGCATATGATGCTCACGTGGCCGCTGGAACAGATCGAGGGTGTGTTCTGTTGTGCGGTCGATAATGTGACGTTTGGTGAACCGGCCGCATTTTATGGTGTGATGACACTTATCGTTGGTGTTGCCGTGCTTCGCGCAGAGGATCGTGCTGACCGCGGTATTCGTGATTTGGACTGGGTGGCTACGCTCCGCCCGATTCTGTATGTGGCTGCGGTCGGTGGGTTTGGCCTGATCATGTTTGGTATCGCCGGGATGCATTTTGGTCAGTGGCGTCCACCAGAGGTTGAGCCGATTGCGCGTTTGTTGGCGGGCTCGATGCTTGAGCCGTTTATGGTGTTTACCTTGTATGTGGGTACGGGGCTTTCGGCGTTGCTTTCCCCGTTCGTGCTGACCAGCCCGGTTGCCCGGAAGGTGTTTGTGCCGGTGACGTTCATCATCGGCATGATGTGGGTGTTCCTCGGCCTGACCCTGTTTTACGGCCACGTTGGGTTCTTCCCGTGGCCGTTGCAGGGTGGCGGTGAGATGCACCCGGTGGGTGAACCGCTGTTTTAG